A window of the Pyxidicoccus trucidator genome harbors these coding sequences:
- a CDS encoding caspase family protein, producing MRKLGLLLGAVALLSAEGASAQGAVVRRALVIAHNGSDDPSLPDLRFADDDGVLWAETLQRLGVETTLLVDPDDVTRAGARPVLAGARPPTPDEVKREVARLRAASLADDELGRQTDVLVVYVGHGNTDEAGRAYFTLAGGRLDKASLYADVVDPLAADYTHVIVDACRASGVVGSRGGGTDAAVLAELRGMLAREQLATRPTVGAVFAESDDGETHEWSRIRAGVFSHVARSGLMGAADINGDGRVEYSELGAFVSASLQGVKGLPARLTIHAFAPTGEPRRPLVGPAPRGPSLTLPSGFEHSRISVEDSDGRRLADVRRSEDQYVLLRLPEREVYWIRTPDSEARITLAELSTGVPAMAARELQERGPAEEALRRGLFAVPLDKHFYEQYVAAAGLVPVDLARAFPPAEGGTLPHALLRQPARGWDLGLTALRAPLGLNTLSTGPSVALRLELAPFLYYGVRGTYALTPVARDGFRLHRATVQGLVGTEGLYRTPLFLEAGAGWGVLGVTKGALRMGDPLVLTTHAAAGVMAKVSGLRLRLAATLSADRVTLNGKDYWDPSYGVELALRR from the coding sequence ATGAGAAAGTTGGGACTGCTCCTGGGAGCCGTCGCGCTGCTCTCCGCCGAGGGCGCCTCGGCGCAGGGAGCGGTGGTACGCCGCGCGCTCGTCATCGCCCACAACGGGAGCGATGACCCGTCGCTGCCGGACCTGCGCTTCGCGGATGACGACGGCGTGCTGTGGGCGGAGACGCTCCAGCGGCTGGGCGTGGAGACGACGCTGCTGGTGGACCCGGACGACGTGACGCGCGCCGGGGCCCGGCCCGTGCTGGCCGGCGCCCGCCCGCCCACGCCAGACGAGGTGAAGCGCGAGGTGGCGCGGCTGCGCGCGGCCAGCCTGGCCGATGACGAGCTGGGAAGGCAGACGGACGTGCTCGTCGTCTACGTGGGCCATGGCAACACGGACGAGGCCGGACGCGCCTACTTCACCCTCGCCGGAGGCCGCCTGGACAAGGCGAGCCTCTATGCCGACGTGGTGGACCCGCTCGCCGCGGACTACACGCACGTCATCGTCGACGCATGCCGCGCCTCGGGCGTGGTGGGCAGCCGCGGTGGCGGGACGGACGCGGCGGTGCTGGCGGAGCTGCGCGGCATGCTCGCGCGCGAGCAACTGGCCACCCGGCCCACCGTGGGCGCCGTCTTCGCCGAGAGCGACGACGGCGAGACGCACGAGTGGTCCCGCATCCGCGCCGGCGTCTTCAGCCACGTGGCGCGCTCGGGCCTCATGGGCGCCGCGGACATCAACGGCGACGGCCGCGTGGAGTACAGCGAGCTGGGCGCCTTCGTCTCCGCGTCGCTGCAGGGCGTGAAGGGCCTGCCCGCGCGGCTCACCATCCACGCCTTCGCGCCCACCGGCGAGCCCCGGCGCCCGCTGGTGGGCCCCGCGCCGAGGGGCCCCAGCCTCACCCTGCCCTCCGGCTTCGAGCACTCGCGCATCTCCGTGGAGGATTCGGACGGGCGGCGGCTCGCGGACGTGCGGCGCTCGGAGGACCAGTACGTGCTGCTGCGCCTGCCCGAACGCGAGGTGTACTGGATTCGCACCCCGGACTCCGAGGCGCGCATCACCCTGGCGGAGCTGTCCACCGGCGTGCCGGCCATGGCCGCGCGCGAGCTGCAGGAGCGCGGCCCCGCCGAGGAGGCGCTGCGCCGCGGCCTGTTCGCGGTGCCCCTGGACAAGCACTTCTACGAGCAATACGTCGCCGCCGCCGGGCTGGTGCCGGTGGACCTGGCCCGGGCCTTTCCCCCCGCCGAGGGCGGCACGCTGCCGCACGCGCTGCTCCGCCAGCCGGCGAGGGGGTGGGATTTGGGCCTGACGGCACTGCGGGCCCCGCTGGGGTTGAACACCCTGTCCACCGGGCCCAGCGTGGCGCTGCGCCTGGAGCTGGCGCCCTTCCTCTATTACGGCGTGCGGGGCACCTACGCGCTGACGCCGGTGGCCCGCGACGGCTTCCGCCTGCACCGCGCCACGGTGCAGGGCCTGGTGGGCACGGAGGGGCTGTACCGCACGCCGCTGTTCCTGGAGGCAGGCGCGGGCTGGGGCGTGCTGGGAGTGACGAAGGGCGCGCTGCGGATGGGCGACCCGCTGGTGCTCACCACGCACGCGGCGGCGGGGGTGATGGCGAAGGTGTCGGGGCTGAGGCTGCGGCTGGCGGCGACGCTGTCCGCGGACCGCGTCACCCTCAATGGCAAGGACTACTGGGACCCGTCCTACGGCGTGGAGCTGGCGCTGCGGCGCTAA
- a CDS encoding DUF7151 family protein: MGRSWMAVLLVAVGCDGIDLEQLVKQHPPLTRFAEEPAGANCPHGGHSVRTGLDVDEDGTLADTEVTTTEYVCASALPGVLVRRQSIPPGAQCPHGGQLFRAGHDLNGNDELEDSEVTREVIGCTEPEAVITRVRALPPEQDFCEVAGHAVEAGPDLDRDGVLDDSERRAQVFSCEDASAIRLHQIEEPTTTACPAGSTRVDVGTDRDGDGTFESDEVAMSMFVCRPLQTFDGTYTVRNAADLAALQGISRIRGMLEVIATSLTEVDLPHLMVVEATIVIRGNPALKSVQLRGLRFVDRDLLVHGNPLLETLVAGSHEEALWLGSHLTVEDNARLSTLAGLSTIIPDRGVTVGDNPLLEVAGSFDRVYELRGNVTLRNNPRLLALPFTSLEQVGGTLEILNNDALTSIAGMPLKTVGGDLRIEGNDVLGDLFGLSELTSINGRLDVRENAALHSMNGLQELTRAGAISIVGNPNLGAAGDFLSLQTLEQELYIGGNDKLAFLGTLGTFRHTGSLIIMANPLLKSLSGLEHVRSLGLLHIHNSNGLTSLAALSGLQDLEELRVTFNGYLAKLDLDGLTRVTRAFKVVENPRLPTCWATTLAARTFPGQPDITRNDSTATCD; encoded by the coding sequence ATGGGACGTAGCTGGATGGCGGTGCTCCTGGTCGCCGTGGGGTGTGACGGCATCGACCTGGAGCAGCTCGTCAAGCAACACCCGCCCCTCACCCGGTTCGCCGAGGAGCCCGCGGGGGCGAACTGCCCCCACGGCGGGCACTCCGTGCGCACGGGCCTGGACGTGGACGAAGACGGCACGCTCGCGGACACCGAGGTGACGACCACCGAGTACGTCTGCGCCTCGGCCCTCCCGGGCGTACTGGTGCGGCGGCAGTCGATTCCTCCAGGAGCGCAGTGCCCGCACGGCGGCCAGCTCTTCCGCGCCGGGCATGACCTGAACGGCAACGACGAGCTGGAGGACTCTGAAGTCACCCGCGAGGTCATCGGCTGCACGGAGCCGGAGGCCGTCATCACCCGCGTGCGCGCCCTGCCTCCGGAGCAGGACTTCTGCGAGGTCGCCGGCCACGCGGTAGAGGCCGGACCGGACCTGGACCGGGATGGCGTGCTGGACGACAGCGAGCGCCGGGCCCAGGTCTTCTCCTGCGAGGACGCGTCCGCGATTCGCCTCCACCAAATCGAGGAGCCCACCACCACGGCGTGCCCTGCCGGGAGCACCCGCGTGGACGTGGGCACGGACCGCGACGGAGACGGCACCTTCGAGAGCGACGAGGTGGCCATGAGCATGTTCGTGTGCCGGCCGCTCCAGACGTTCGACGGGACGTACACCGTGCGGAACGCGGCGGACCTCGCGGCGCTCCAAGGCATCTCCCGCATCCGGGGCATGCTCGAGGTCATCGCCACGTCCCTCACCGAGGTGGACCTCCCCCACCTGATGGTGGTGGAGGCCACCATCGTCATCCGCGGCAACCCGGCCCTGAAGAGCGTCCAGCTGCGGGGGCTGCGCTTCGTGGACCGGGACCTGCTCGTCCATGGGAACCCGCTCCTGGAGACGCTCGTGGCGGGCTCGCACGAGGAGGCGCTGTGGCTGGGAAGCCACCTGACGGTGGAGGACAACGCCCGGCTCTCCACCCTTGCCGGCCTGAGCACCATCATCCCGGACCGCGGCGTCACTGTGGGTGACAACCCCCTGCTCGAGGTCGCGGGCTCCTTTGACCGCGTCTACGAGCTCCGGGGCAATGTCACCCTGCGGAACAACCCGCGGCTGCTGGCCCTGCCCTTCACGAGCCTGGAGCAGGTGGGCGGCACCCTGGAAATCCTCAACAACGACGCCCTGACCTCCATTGCAGGCATGCCCCTGAAGACTGTCGGTGGAGACCTCCGCATCGAGGGCAACGACGTGCTGGGCGACCTGTTCGGCCTGTCGGAGCTCACGTCCATCAACGGCAGGCTCGACGTCCGGGAGAACGCGGCGCTGCACTCCATGAACGGCCTGCAAGAGCTCACGCGCGCCGGGGCCATCTCCATCGTCGGGAACCCGAACCTGGGAGCCGCGGGCGACTTCCTCTCGCTCCAGACGCTGGAGCAGGAGCTCTACATCGGCGGCAACGACAAGCTGGCCTTCCTGGGCACGCTGGGCACGTTCCGACACACGGGCAGCCTCATCATCATGGCCAACCCCCTGCTCAAAAGCCTGAGCGGGCTCGAGCACGTCCGGAGCCTGGGCCTCCTGCACATCCACAACAGCAACGGGCTGACGAGCCTGGCCGCCCTGAGCGGGCTCCAGGACCTGGAGGAGCTGCGGGTGACCTTCAACGGATACCTGGCGAAGCTGGACCTGGACGGCCTCACGCGGGTGACTCGCGCCTTCAAGGTCGTGGAGAACCCGCGCCTGCCCACGTGCTGGGCCACGACACTCGCGGCGCGGACCTTCCCGGGCCAACCCGACATCACCCGGAACGACAGCACCGCGACCTGTGACTGA
- a CDS encoding DUF7151 family protein — protein sequence MRWTWMVVLALATGCEGIDLEQLVKQHDSLTRVTPEPPGVHCPHGGTVLQGGPDLDDDGVLDDAEVTSTTYSCTTVLTRRREEQAGAHCEHGGQAVQSGVDLDSSGVLEDIEVTTTEYVCATPIPGLLVRSRPVPPGERCPLGGQVTHAGHDTNGDEVLDDGEVTREVYGCTETAPVLARLSVRPFRAFDGCGMDGTTVMAGEDFNGNDALEDSEVRGERGACINLNQARLLQRPEPAGAACVRGGTLVGLGEDLDGNETLDEREVVTRLYVCHPTLTYEGDYRVDDPADLEALRGVSHVRGHLTVEGESVTELVLPGLVAVEGSLRIWMTQALTRVELRGLRFVGGELSINDNGQLETLVVGSDAEDPLLYPVWVGFRLNISSNPRLQTLAGLAPVAPRWSFSLGSNDMLQDPGELPNIMNLEGVSIFKNPALRTLPLPNLQTLSGSLYILDNPSLTSLGSIFRLQSVGGDVNIENNASLRNLTGLRVQSVGGSFSVLSNPLLAELGDVRLKQAGSLRISTNPVLLRVGPIPSLELVRDEFLIQNNPKLTSVEGLPLLRHVKRLFIGDNPLLTGLTGFARLLSLKELDLRQNDALVSLADLKVLRELESLFILRSPELTRLGMDELARVTSLFHVMDNPKLPTCLASTLASAVYHGLPAGRVITGNDDGATCER from the coding sequence ATGCGTTGGACCTGGATGGTGGTACTCGCGCTGGCCACGGGCTGCGAAGGCATCGACCTGGAGCAGTTGGTGAAGCAGCACGATTCGCTCACGCGCGTCACGCCGGAGCCGCCCGGCGTCCACTGCCCGCACGGGGGCACGGTGCTGCAAGGCGGCCCGGACCTGGATGACGATGGCGTGCTCGACGACGCCGAAGTCACCAGCACCACGTACTCCTGCACCACCGTGCTGACTCGCAGGCGCGAGGAGCAGGCCGGCGCCCACTGCGAGCACGGCGGCCAGGCGGTGCAGAGCGGCGTGGACCTGGACTCCAGTGGCGTGCTCGAGGACATCGAGGTGACGACCACCGAGTACGTCTGCGCCACGCCCATCCCCGGCCTGCTGGTGCGCTCCCGGCCTGTGCCTCCGGGTGAGCGATGTCCCCTTGGAGGCCAGGTCACCCATGCCGGGCACGACACCAACGGCGACGAAGTCCTGGACGACGGAGAGGTGACCCGTGAGGTGTACGGCTGCACCGAGACGGCCCCGGTGCTCGCGCGGCTGAGCGTGCGGCCCTTCCGTGCCTTCGACGGGTGCGGCATGGACGGCACCACCGTGATGGCGGGCGAGGACTTCAATGGGAACGACGCGCTGGAGGACAGCGAGGTGCGAGGTGAGCGCGGGGCCTGCATCAACCTCAACCAGGCGCGGCTGCTCCAGCGTCCGGAGCCGGCCGGCGCCGCGTGCGTGCGCGGTGGCACCCTGGTGGGCCTGGGCGAGGACCTCGACGGGAACGAGACGCTCGACGAGCGGGAGGTGGTGACCCGCCTGTATGTCTGCCATCCCACCCTGACGTACGAAGGCGACTACCGGGTGGACGACCCGGCGGACCTCGAGGCGCTGCGGGGCGTCTCCCACGTGCGCGGCCATCTCACCGTCGAGGGCGAGTCCGTCACGGAGCTGGTGCTCCCGGGACTCGTCGCGGTGGAGGGCTCGCTGCGCATCTGGATGACCCAGGCCCTGACGCGCGTGGAGCTGAGGGGCCTGCGCTTCGTGGGCGGGGAGCTGAGCATCAACGACAACGGCCAGCTCGAGACGCTGGTGGTGGGCTCGGACGCGGAGGACCCCCTGCTGTATCCGGTCTGGGTGGGCTTCCGCCTGAACATCTCCTCCAACCCGCGACTCCAGACGCTGGCGGGACTGGCCCCCGTGGCGCCCCGCTGGTCCTTCTCCCTGGGCTCCAACGACATGCTCCAGGACCCAGGGGAGCTGCCGAACATCATGAACCTCGAGGGCGTGTCCATCTTCAAGAACCCCGCCCTGCGGACGCTCCCGCTGCCGAACCTGCAAACGCTGAGCGGGTCGCTGTACATCCTCGACAACCCGTCGCTCACCTCGCTGGGCTCCATCTTCCGCCTGCAAAGTGTCGGAGGAGACGTCAACATCGAGAACAACGCCTCGCTGCGCAACCTCACGGGGCTCCGGGTCCAGAGCGTGGGCGGCAGCTTCTCCGTCCTGTCCAACCCGCTGTTGGCGGAGCTGGGCGACGTCCGGCTGAAGCAGGCGGGCTCCCTCCGCATCAGCACCAACCCCGTCCTCCTGCGAGTGGGCCCCATACCCTCGTTGGAGCTCGTGAGGGACGAGTTCCTCATCCAGAACAACCCGAAGCTGACCAGCGTGGAGGGCCTGCCCCTGCTCCGGCACGTGAAGCGGCTCTTCATCGGCGACAACCCGCTGCTGACGGGTCTGACGGGCTTCGCGCGGCTCTTGTCGCTGAAGGAGTTGGACCTGCGGCAGAACGATGCGCTGGTGAGTCTGGCCGACCTGAAGGTCCTGCGTGAGCTGGAGTCGCTGTTCATCCTGAGGAGTCCGGAGCTGACCCGCCTGGGCATGGACGAGCTGGCCCGGGTGACTTCGCTCTTCCATGTCATGGACAACCCGAAGCTGCCTACCTGCCTGGCCTCGACGCTCGCGAGCGCCGTGTATCACGGCCTCCCCGCTGGGCGGGTCATCACGGGCAATGACGATGGCGCGACCTGTGAGCGCTAG
- a CDS encoding DUF7151 family protein, whose protein sequence is MRWTWMAVLVLAAGCGGIELEQLLKQHAARTRVMPEQPGVHCPHGGQAVQSGLDLDDDGVLDDAEVTSTEYVCATVLTLVHEEQAGVHCEHGGQAVRSGVDLDASGVLDDVEVTSTEYVCATPVPGLLVRTRQVPPGERCPNGGQVSHAGNDTNGDGVLDDGEITREVYGCTETAPVLVRLSTLPPLAGFCNSEGTEVEAGPDVDRDGVLDASEVQAYTRLCLNTLAVWARQRPEPAGSQCTVTGTSVLVGVDSNGDGTLGEDEAHEKLYVCEPAHTFDGTYEVAGAEDLAVLQGITRIRGGLFIRGTALQEVVLPGLVSVEGRLSITSNPDLLRASLTSLRYVGEQLDVSGNPVLETLELGGARERRLSVETDLEVSSNPRLLNLSGLRFVAPARNLTVSGNTSLESLEGLDQVTVLTGSFTISGNVSLPRIVLPKLEAIGAVLHISDNDSLTALGDLSGLRTVGEDVVITNNDALVDLSGMPILHVVGESLRVHGNDGLLSTEGLGHLRRLRHLAFFDNAQLETAGHLPMLESIDYGLAIQGNPKLVSVSNLPMLTHVGNLVSISENPLLTQVQGLERLLRLKQLTVANNAALTSLSGLAGLRELEDLTVRDNAELLRLDLDGLATVSTRFTVAYNPKLPRCLAASLAESAYKGSPDDQVIEGNDDVATCGP, encoded by the coding sequence ATGCGTTGGACCTGGATGGCGGTGCTCGTGCTGGCGGCGGGGTGCGGCGGCATCGAGCTGGAGCAACTCCTGAAGCAGCATGCGGCGCGCACGCGGGTCATGCCGGAGCAGCCCGGCGTCCACTGCCCGCACGGGGGCCAGGCGGTGCAGAGCGGCCTGGACCTGGATGACGATGGCGTGCTCGACGACGCCGAAGTCACCAGCACCGAGTACGTCTGCGCCACCGTGCTGACCCTCGTGCACGAGGAGCAGGCCGGCGTCCACTGCGAGCACGGCGGCCAGGCGGTGCGGAGCGGCGTGGACCTGGACGCCAGTGGCGTACTCGACGACGTCGAGGTGACGAGCACCGAGTACGTCTGCGCCACGCCCGTCCCCGGCCTGCTGGTGCGCACCCGTCAGGTGCCTCCCGGGGAGCGGTGCCCCAACGGCGGCCAGGTCTCCCACGCGGGGAACGACACCAACGGCGACGGTGTCCTCGACGACGGCGAGATTACCCGCGAGGTGTACGGCTGCACCGAGACGGCCCCGGTGCTCGTGCGCCTCTCCACCCTTCCCCCGCTCGCCGGCTTCTGCAACTCGGAGGGCACCGAGGTGGAGGCGGGCCCGGACGTGGACCGGGACGGCGTGCTCGATGCCTCCGAGGTCCAGGCCTATACGCGGTTGTGCCTGAACACGCTCGCGGTCTGGGCGCGGCAGCGCCCGGAGCCGGCCGGCAGCCAGTGCACGGTGACGGGCACGTCGGTGCTGGTGGGCGTGGACAGCAACGGAGACGGGACGCTCGGCGAAGACGAGGCCCATGAGAAGCTCTACGTCTGCGAGCCGGCTCACACCTTCGATGGGACGTACGAGGTGGCGGGCGCCGAGGACCTCGCCGTGCTCCAGGGCATCACCCGCATCCGCGGGGGCCTCTTCATCCGGGGCACGGCGCTCCAGGAGGTGGTCCTCCCGGGCCTCGTGTCCGTGGAGGGCCGGCTCTCCATCACGTCCAACCCGGACCTGCTGCGCGCGTCCCTCACCTCGCTGCGCTACGTGGGTGAGCAGCTGGACGTCAGCGGCAACCCCGTCCTGGAGACGCTGGAGCTTGGCGGTGCCCGCGAGCGGCGACTGTCGGTGGAGACCGACCTGGAGGTGTCGTCCAACCCCCGGCTGCTCAACCTGAGCGGGCTGCGGTTCGTGGCCCCGGCGCGCAACCTCACCGTGAGCGGCAACACCTCCCTCGAGTCGCTCGAAGGGCTCGACCAGGTCACCGTGCTCACGGGCAGCTTCACCATCAGCGGGAATGTCTCGCTCCCGCGCATCGTCCTGCCGAAGCTGGAGGCCATCGGCGCGGTCCTGCACATCTCCGACAACGACTCGCTCACCGCCCTGGGCGACCTCAGCGGACTGAGGACCGTCGGAGAGGACGTGGTCATCACCAACAATGATGCGCTGGTGGACCTGTCGGGGATGCCCATCCTGCACGTCGTCGGTGAGAGCCTCCGCGTGCACGGCAACGACGGACTCCTGAGCACCGAAGGGCTCGGCCACCTGCGCCGGCTGCGCCACCTCGCCTTCTTCGACAACGCGCAGCTGGAGACGGCGGGACACCTGCCCATGCTGGAGTCCATCGACTACGGGCTCGCCATCCAGGGCAACCCGAAGCTGGTGAGCGTGAGCAACCTTCCCATGCTCACCCACGTGGGCAATCTCGTGTCCATCTCCGAGAACCCGCTGCTCACCCAGGTGCAGGGCCTGGAGCGGCTGCTGCGCCTGAAGCAGCTCACCGTGGCGAACAACGCCGCCCTCACGAGCCTGAGCGGGCTGGCCGGCCTGCGCGAACTGGAGGACCTGACGGTGCGGGACAACGCGGAGCTGCTCCGCCTGGACCTGGACGGACTGGCCACCGTGTCGACGCGCTTCACCGTCGCCTACAACCCGAAGCTGCCCCGGTGCCTGGCCGCGTCGCTGGCGGAGTCCGCCTACAAGGGCTCGCCGGACGACCAGGTCATCGAGGGCAACGACGACGTCGCCACCTGCGGCCCGTAG